In the Choloepus didactylus isolate mChoDid1 chromosome 5, mChoDid1.pri, whole genome shotgun sequence genome, one interval contains:
- the LOC119534519 gene encoding GTP-binding nuclear protein Ran-like yields MAAQGEPQVQFKLVLVGDGGTGKTTFVKRHLTGEFEKKYVATLGVEVHPLVFHTNRGPIKFNVWDTAGQEKFGGLRDGYYIQAQCAIIMFDVTSRVTYKNVPNWHRDLVRVCENIPIVLCGNKVDIKDRKVKAKSIVFHRKKNLQYYDISAKSNYNFEKPFLWLARKLIGDPNLEFVAMPALAPSEVVMDPALAAQYEHDLEVAQTTALPDEDDDL; encoded by the coding sequence ATGGCCGCCCAAGGAGAACCCCAAGTTCAGTTTAAACTTGTATTGGTTGGCGATGGGGGTACTGGAAAAACTACATTTGTGAAACGTCATTTGACTGGTGAATTTGAGAAGAAGTATGTAGCTACCTTGGGCGTGGAGGTCCATCCCCTTGTGTTCCATACCAATAGAGGGCCTATTAAATTCAACGTGTGGGACACGGCTGGTCAGGAGAAATTCGGTGGCCTGAGAGATGGCTATTACATCCAAGCCCAGTGTGCCATTATAATGTTTGATGTAACATCAAGAGTTACTTACAAGAATGTGCCTAACTGGCATAGAGATCTGGTACGAGTGTGTGAAAACATCCCCATCGTGTTGTGTGGCAACAAAGTGGATATTAAGGACAGGAAAGTTAAGGCAAAATCCATCGTCTTCCACCGAAAGAAGAATCTTCAGTACTATGACATTTCTGCCAAAAGTAACTACAACTTTGAAAAGCCCTTCCTCTGGCTCGCTAGAAAACTGATTGGAGACCCTAACCTGGAGTTCGTGGCCATGCCTGCTCTCGCCCCCTCAGAGGTTGTCATGGACCCGGCTTTGGCGGCACAGTATGAACACGACTTAGAGGTTGCTCAGACGACCGCTTTGCCGGATGAGGATGACGACCTGTGA